The following coding sequences are from one uncultured Desulfobacter sp. window:
- a CDS encoding PhnD/SsuA/transferrin family substrate-binding protein, with protein MSLPVIFALLVSGPATSEEIVHLGFSRSIIGEINENDTMAALKLLGTQLVLREDLKIKVHTTIYNDIGEIENALNQNTLDLVNLSAVDFFHLQNLIAHEQFIFAVYGGSLNVEYLLIVREKSRFSDIKDLNKSVLMYPKDARSALNRVWLDVELAKAGLPAVKQFFDKVVPVNKISDAVLPVFFGKTDACLVTRNGFDTMAELNPQISQQLRIMAASRGYIPGFLGFRKNYQSKVKRIIVNNIKNWHQTPAGHQILTMFQMEDLVLNSIEILGPTMQLIKEHRHWFGADSAPSGAIQGKGETF; from the coding sequence ATGAGTCTGCCGGTCATTTTCGCCTTATTGGTGTCTGGCCCGGCAACGTCGGAAGAGATCGTCCATCTGGGATTTTCCAGATCAATCATCGGTGAGATTAACGAGAATGATACGATGGCTGCATTGAAACTTCTGGGAACACAGTTGGTACTTAGGGAAGATCTTAAAATTAAAGTTCACACGACAATTTATAATGATATTGGCGAAATTGAAAATGCGCTTAATCAAAATACGCTGGATCTTGTCAACTTAAGTGCCGTTGATTTTTTCCATTTGCAGAACCTGATTGCCCATGAACAATTTATCTTTGCCGTTTATGGGGGCAGTCTAAATGTTGAATACCTTCTGATCGTCCGGGAAAAGAGTCGTTTTTCAGATATTAAAGATCTTAACAAATCCGTTTTAATGTACCCAAAGGATGCCAGATCTGCCTTGAATCGCGTCTGGTTGGATGTTGAGCTTGCAAAGGCAGGTTTGCCGGCAGTAAAACAATTTTTTGATAAGGTGGTGCCTGTCAACAAGATCTCCGACGCTGTCCTTCCGGTATTTTTCGGCAAGACCGATGCCTGCCTGGTGACCCGGAACGGATTCGATACCATGGCGGAACTTAATCCCCAGATTTCACAACAGCTTAGAATCATGGCCGCGTCCAGGGGATACATCCCCGGTTTTCTGGGGTTTCGTAAAAACTATCAATCCAAAGTTAAGCGTATCATTGTAAACAATATTAAAAACTGGCATCAGACACCTGCCGGGCACCAGATTCTGACCATGTTTCAAATGGAGGATCTTGTATTAAATTCCATTGAAATACTCGGGCCTACAATGCAATTGATCAAGGAACACCGGCATTGGTTTGGGGCTGACAGCGCCCCCTCGGGCGCAATCCAAGGTAAGGGGGAAACATTTTAG
- a CDS encoding TolC family protein, whose product MDRQKNRCKGAGIVIVVFVMLLTMNAGFAQSANLQKNDDIQKAGLEICLEQALENNRRRPASRFALEMAQAQHRQALAGYWPQITARGGYSRLDEAVNFNFSADFSVSGLGPVPVTIPIDENIDVLVEKSYTAEIEAAWLLYDGGMRKGYREQTQGLVDMMKQEVRRTDLEIIYDVKRFYWGAVMAKKLHRVGLDTLSRMNATLNLTETMYKEGTGTVKKTDWLNNKVMVDTLRSMVALLEKNKLMSRAALANTMGLSWDKSVEPEDTKIPLSSFTTDMGEIVEQAYSFNPDWAKVEAGLNAAAGALKTAQSGFFPKLALTGELHKWWPDTDGGLATPENKQGWSFGIGVEIPIFSGMLTVNKIAAARAAIAKIKEEQLLLKEGIGLQVRDLLLSLGAARKSCDASGNALTAARENRKLNVRAYQSELVETDDVIQAQLTEALMAAQHYKARYEHAALLSRLDLIVGTEVLTQME is encoded by the coding sequence ATGGATAGGCAAAAAAATAGGTGCAAAGGTGCCGGAATTGTCATTGTTGTTTTCGTTATGTTGTTGACCATGAACGCAGGTTTTGCTCAAAGTGCGAATTTGCAAAAAAATGACGACATACAAAAAGCCGGATTGGAAATATGCCTGGAACAAGCCCTGGAGAACAATCGCCGCCGCCCAGCGTCACGGTTTGCCCTTGAGATGGCCCAGGCCCAGCACCGGCAGGCCCTTGCCGGTTACTGGCCCCAAATTACCGCCCGGGGAGGATATTCCCGGTTGGACGAGGCGGTTAATTTTAATTTTTCTGCTGATTTTTCTGTTTCTGGACTTGGACCTGTTCCTGTAACGATTCCCATAGACGAGAATATCGACGTCCTGGTGGAAAAAAGTTACACCGCCGAGATTGAAGCGGCCTGGCTCCTATACGACGGGGGCATGCGAAAAGGATACAGAGAACAGACCCAGGGGCTTGTGGATATGATGAAACAGGAGGTCCGGCGCACGGATCTTGAGATCATTTACGATGTCAAACGGTTTTACTGGGGGGCGGTGATGGCCAAAAAACTGCACCGGGTGGGCCTTGACACCCTGTCCCGGATGAACGCCACCTTAAACCTGACCGAAACCATGTATAAAGAGGGGACCGGCACGGTGAAAAAAACAGACTGGCTCAACAACAAGGTTATGGTGGATACCCTGAGATCCATGGTTGCGTTGCTTGAAAAAAACAAGCTGATGTCCCGTGCCGCCCTGGCCAACACCATGGGGCTTTCCTGGGACAAAAGCGTAGAGCCTGAAGATACGAAAATTCCCCTTTCGTCATTTACCACTGATATGGGGGAAATCGTGGAACAGGCATATTCGTTTAATCCGGACTGGGCCAAGGTGGAAGCCGGTCTCAATGCGGCGGCGGGTGCATTAAAAACCGCCCAAAGCGGATTTTTCCCAAAACTTGCCCTGACCGGCGAACTTCATAAATGGTGGCCGGATACGGACGGCGGGCTTGCCACCCCCGAAAATAAACAAGGATGGAGCTTTGGGATCGGCGTGGAAATCCCAATTTTCAGCGGTATGCTCACGGTCAATAAAATTGCAGCGGCCAGGGCCGCCATTGCAAAAATTAAAGAGGAACAACTGCTGCTCAAGGAGGGGATCGGGCTTCAGGTGCGCGATCTCCTTCTCTCCCTTGGTGCGGCCCGGAAGTCCTGTGATGCGTCGGGCAATGCCCTGACTGCTGCCAGGGAGAATCGAAAACTGAACGTGCGGGCCTACCAGAGTGAATTGGTGGAGACAGACGATGTGATCCAGGCCCAGTTAACCGAGGCCCTGATGGCCGCCCAGCATTACAAAGCCAGATATGAACATGCCGCTTTGCTGTCTCGCCTGGACCTGATCGTCGGCACTGAGGTGTTAACGCAGATGGAGTAA
- a CDS encoding ATP-binding protein, with product MSVKNKNNPLKKKKGRHLSIFLRTVLLGWGLAIIPLFVFMVITVPRQKDIFVNTMASKANGLAASLHDEAASAAVNEDYSSVVSSAQILLKGDPDIDFLIIMKNDGFALVIEQKKWTVSQLDDAHFVRPLRETSWQIETSPLFQRRIFHFAQPFDYSGIQWGWIHVGLSLEEYDQSVEVLYKSTGYLALVCILISLFGSIIYARQIVQPILALQSVVQKIAGGDLAVRAQTRRRDELGELAFSVNTMADALLKRNNILESVRFAAYHFLQDQPWQESIIKVLEDIGMGADISRTVFHRIITDDDDVWAAKKHFEWTAPDISPESEDPEHGMICFEKRGVAHWADILGAGEPLSVSLQDCSAEEQILLAYSQIQSLILIPVFVESKWWGIFALEECLAPREWTLAEVSSFRALADMLGATVVRQGFQKDLIKARDNLEVQVQQRTRELEHQIEAKEQALSDLSVAQASLVDASRQAGMAEVATGVLHNVGNVLNSVNVSATLILDTLGESRAGNVSKIAGMMDIPPEDLVRFLTRDPKGTQIPKYLVSLGKALADEHDRLFSETKELAGRIEHIKEIVAMQQNYGRVSGISETISPEKLMEDALMLNQGALVRHNIVVEKNYEALPELVVDKHKVLQILLNFINNAKYACSDSDKTEKIITLGIYKGQHNTVCLSVADNGVGIESENLNRIFQHGFTTRKTGHGFGLHSGALAAKEMGGRLWVESEGLGHGAVFTVELPLGAGKAVS from the coding sequence ATGAGCGTTAAGAACAAAAACAATCCTTTGAAAAAGAAAAAAGGCCGGCACCTAAGTATTTTTTTGCGTACCGTGCTTCTGGGATGGGGGTTGGCCATCATTCCCCTGTTTGTTTTCATGGTGATTACCGTTCCCAGACAAAAGGATATCTTTGTGAATACCATGGCGTCCAAAGCCAACGGCCTGGCGGCTTCACTGCATGATGAGGCTGCGAGTGCCGCCGTCAATGAAGATTATTCCAGCGTTGTCAGTTCGGCCCAGATTTTACTAAAAGGGGACCCGGATATTGATTTTTTGATCATCATGAAAAATGATGGGTTTGCCCTGGTCATTGAGCAGAAAAAATGGACGGTATCCCAGTTGGATGATGCCCACTTTGTCAGACCGCTGCGGGAAACCTCATGGCAGATTGAAACAAGTCCCTTGTTCCAGCGGCGTATTTTTCATTTTGCCCAGCCCTTTGATTATTCGGGCATTCAATGGGGCTGGATTCATGTGGGGCTTTCCCTTGAAGAGTATGATCAAAGTGTTGAGGTGCTTTACAAGAGTACGGGCTATCTTGCATTGGTCTGTATTTTGATCAGCCTGTTCGGTTCCATTATTTATGCGCGGCAGATCGTCCAGCCGATTTTGGCGCTTCAATCCGTGGTCCAAAAGATTGCCGGAGGCGATCTGGCCGTCAGGGCCCAGACCCGCAGGAGAGATGAACTCGGTGAACTGGCGTTTTCCGTCAACACCATGGCGGATGCCCTGTTGAAAAGAAATAATATTCTGGAAAGTGTCCGCTTTGCCGCCTATCATTTTTTGCAGGACCAGCCATGGCAGGAAAGTATCATCAAAGTGCTTGAGGATATTGGCATGGGGGCTGATATCAGCAGGACCGTATTTCATAGAATTATAACGGATGACGACGATGTTTGGGCGGCAAAAAAACACTTTGAATGGACGGCCCCGGACATATCGCCTGAGTCGGAAGATCCGGAACACGGGATGATTTGTTTTGAAAAACGAGGTGTGGCACATTGGGCCGACATTCTTGGGGCGGGTGAGCCCCTGTCGGTGTCCTTGCAGGATTGTTCTGCTGAAGAACAGATCCTTTTAGCGTATTCGCAAATTCAGTCTCTTATACTTATTCCTGTCTTTGTGGAAAGCAAATGGTGGGGCATTTTTGCCTTGGAAGAGTGTTTAGCACCACGGGAATGGACCTTGGCAGAGGTCAGCAGTTTCAGGGCCCTGGCGGACATGCTTGGGGCAACCGTTGTCCGGCAGGGGTTCCAAAAGGATCTGATCAAGGCAAGAGATAATCTTGAGGTTCAGGTTCAGCAGCGAACCCGGGAGCTTGAGCATCAGATTGAGGCCAAGGAACAGGCCTTATCTGACCTCTCCGTTGCCCAGGCATCACTGGTGGATGCCTCAAGGCAGGCCGGCATGGCAGAAGTCGCCACCGGCGTTCTCCATAATGTCGGCAATGTCCTCAACAGCGTTAATGTCTCAGCCACCCTGATTCTGGATACCCTGGGTGAGTCCAGGGCCGGCAATGTTTCGAAAATTGCCGGGATGATGGATATTCCCCCCGAAGATCTGGTTCGGTTTTTAACCCGGGACCCCAAGGGAACGCAGATCCCCAAATATCTGGTATCCCTTGGCAAGGCCCTTGCAGATGAACACGATCGGCTGTTTTCCGAAACCAAGGAACTTGCCGGCCGCATTGAGCACATCAAGGAGATTGTTGCCATGCAGCAAAATTACGGCCGGGTTTCCGGGATCAGCGAAACCATTTCCCCTGAAAAGTTGATGGAAGATGCCTTGATGCTCAACCAAGGCGCCCTGGTCCGGCATAACATCGTTGTTGAAAAAAATTACGAAGCGCTTCCTGAACTGGTGGTGGACAAACACAAGGTGTTGCAGATTTTGTTAAATTTTATAAATAATGCAAAATACGCCTGCTCGGACAGTGACAAGACTGAGAAAATCATCACACTGGGCATATACAAGGGGCAACACAATACGGTCTGCCTCTCGGTAGCAGACAACGGTGTCGGCATAGAATCTGAAAATTTGAACCGTATTTTTCAGCATGGCTTTACAACCCGGAAAACCGGGCACGGTTTCGGCCTGCACTCCGGTGCCCTGGCCGCCAAGGAGATGGGCGGACGTCTCTGGGTTGAGAGTGAAGGCCTGGGACACGGTGCCGTATTTACCGTTGAACTGCCGTTGGGTGCCGGGAAAGCCGTATCATGA
- a CDS encoding PhnD/SsuA/transferrin family substrate-binding protein gives MTPVKLRPWLMVPLLVAAVCLKTDMVQSNEHINIGFSRSIIGRFNENDALAVMKAWATELMVSENYVVNVQPKIYGDAGEIKTALKQNRVDFICFSTNEFFDFQRLLDQERFIFPVYGDNITQDYLLVVRKNSHIKALKDLQGRSLIFLKNAKTTLSILWLDVELARSGMPSTGRFFKRVTSVGKVSDALLPLFFGKEDACLVTRKGFMVMADLNPQISRQLKILVASKGYIPGFLAFRKNYQSKIKEITLKRIEFWNQAPSGHHILTIFQVDALVPRPFEVLVPTMEMIKEHRRLFDAESQAKTDIP, from the coding sequence ATGACGCCTGTGAAATTAAGGCCGTGGCTCATGGTGCCGCTGCTGGTTGCTGCCGTCTGTTTAAAAACTGATATGGTACAGTCTAATGAGCACATTAACATAGGGTTTTCCCGGTCTATTATCGGCAGGTTCAACGAGAACGATGCCCTGGCTGTGATGAAGGCCTGGGCCACAGAATTGATGGTGTCTGAAAATTATGTTGTGAATGTTCAGCCGAAAATTTATGGGGATGCCGGGGAAATTAAAACGGCGCTTAAACAGAATCGGGTTGATTTTATCTGCTTTTCCACAAACGAATTTTTTGATTTTCAGCGTCTGCTGGACCAGGAGCGATTCATTTTTCCTGTGTATGGCGATAATATAACCCAAGATTATCTGTTGGTCGTCCGTAAAAACAGTCATATTAAAGCGCTCAAAGACCTTCAGGGTCGCTCCCTGATTTTTTTAAAAAATGCAAAAACCACGTTGTCGATTCTCTGGCTGGATGTGGAGCTGGCACGGTCAGGGATGCCGTCGACAGGCCGGTTCTTTAAGCGGGTGACATCGGTGGGCAAGGTCAGTGATGCCCTTCTGCCTCTTTTTTTCGGCAAGGAGGATGCCTGTCTGGTGACCCGGAAGGGCTTTATGGTCATGGCTGATCTCAATCCTCAAATTTCACGTCAGCTTAAAATTCTGGTTGCTTCCAAAGGATACATACCGGGTTTTCTAGCGTTTCGTAAAAATTATCAATCAAAAATCAAGGAGATTACACTGAAACGAATTGAATTCTGGAACCAGGCCCCTTCCGGTCACCATATTCTTACCATTTTCCAGGTAGATGCGCTTGTGCCCAGGCCCTTTGAAGTTCTTGTGCCCACCATGGAAATGATCAAAGAACATCGGCGTTTGTTTGATGCTGAATCCCAGGCAAAGACCGATATCCCATAA
- a CDS encoding PAS domain S-box protein — translation MKDEDKTKSQLIAELRELRSQTAVFPPLPEETQSIALGLTRFYFKNVSIGIHQLAMDGRILNANPYAADMLGYTVKELTSLSIFEIDPFLSADTMETDFTTLAACQWDSFETVHLKKDGSQIPVEITSNRMEYDGQQYAFVFIKEISNRKKMEKKLRQNERMLRRILDIVPSMIFAKNASGRFLMVNQSIAQSLGMTVEELVGRLHRDVHPDPDEVERMLADDRRAMEGREPVFIAEESYKDSTGATRWLQTIKVPCDEEDFGEPAIVGLAMDITERKNNEEKLHRLIHDLKESEERFRALHNSSFGGITIHDKGRILECNQGLSEITGYSINELIGMDGMLLIAPKSRGMVMERILSGYQEPYEAFGVRKNGDEFPIRLAGRNIPYKGKQVRTTEFRDITDQKKAEGELHHLKNYLSNIIDSMPSVLVGVDRDGRVTQWNRQARKITGLSRDAVYNRPLAHVVPSLGGEMHQIETAIRECRVISHPKVSRKTKSETRYENITIFPLTDNGMQGAVIRVDDVTEQVRLEEMMIQSEKMLSVGGLAAGMAHEINNPLAGMLQTANVIKSRLGDLSLSANLKVADDLGVSVEKIGAFMEKRSILRMIDAINASGHRIAEIVNNMLSFARKSDAAFSICDPIQLLDRTLELATTDYDLKKQQDFKTIKIVREYEKNLPMIPCEGAKIQQVLLNILRNGAQAMQDQNRGSHESPCFVLRLAGENSMLRMEIQDNGPGMDKATQSRIFEPFFTTKPVGVGTGLGLSVSYFIITQNHGGTMDVISSPGKGANFIIRLPLDGSRR, via the coding sequence ATGAAAGATGAGGATAAAACCAAATCCCAACTTATCGCGGAACTGCGTGAACTGCGCAGTCAAACAGCCGTTTTTCCCCCTCTGCCCGAGGAAACACAAAGCATTGCCCTGGGTCTGACACGATTCTATTTTAAGAATGTATCCATCGGCATTCACCAGTTGGCAATGGACGGCCGAATTCTTAATGCCAACCCGTATGCTGCTGATATGTTGGGGTACACCGTAAAAGAATTGACATCATTATCGATTTTTGAGATTGATCCCTTTTTGTCAGCCGATACCATGGAAACAGATTTCACAACGCTTGCCGCCTGCCAATGGGATAGTTTTGAAACGGTTCATTTGAAAAAAGATGGATCCCAGATCCCTGTGGAAATAACGAGCAACCGAATGGAATATGACGGACAACAGTATGCCTTTGTATTCATTAAGGAGATCAGCAACCGCAAAAAGATGGAGAAAAAACTGCGCCAAAATGAACGGATGCTACGCCGCATTCTGGACATCGTGCCCTCCATGATTTTTGCAAAAAATGCTTCAGGCCGATTTCTCATGGTCAATCAGTCCATTGCACAAAGTTTGGGCATGACCGTGGAAGAACTTGTGGGCCGGCTGCACCGGGATGTCCATCCTGATCCCGATGAGGTGGAACGGATGCTCGCTGATGACCGCAGGGCCATGGAAGGCAGGGAACCTGTCTTTATCGCTGAAGAATCTTACAAGGACAGCACCGGGGCGACACGATGGCTTCAGACCATAAAGGTGCCGTGTGATGAAGAGGATTTCGGGGAGCCCGCCATTGTGGGTCTGGCCATGGACATCACCGAGCGCAAAAATAATGAAGAAAAATTGCATCGTCTCATCCATGACCTCAAAGAGAGTGAAGAACGCTTTAGGGCACTTCACAACTCTTCTTTCGGCGGCATTACGATCCATGATAAAGGACGCATTCTTGAGTGTAATCAAGGGTTGTCGGAAATAACCGGTTATTCCATTAATGAGTTGATCGGAATGGACGGGATGCTGCTCATTGCACCAAAGTCCAGGGGAATGGTGATGGAGAGGATTCTTTCCGGCTACCAAGAACCCTATGAAGCCTTTGGCGTGCGTAAAAACGGGGACGAATTTCCGATCCGGCTGGCAGGCCGTAACATACCATACAAAGGCAAGCAGGTCAGAACGACGGAGTTCAGGGATATTACCGACCAAAAAAAAGCCGAAGGAGAGCTTCACCACCTTAAAAATTATCTTTCCAATATTATCGATTCCATGCCGTCGGTGCTGGTGGGGGTGGATCGTGATGGCCGGGTGACCCAGTGGAACCGTCAGGCCCGAAAAATCACCGGACTAAGTCGTGATGCGGTTTACAATCGCCCCCTGGCCCATGTCGTACCCTCTTTGGGCGGAGAGATGCATCAAATCGAAACTGCCATTCGTGAGTGTCGGGTAATCAGCCACCCAAAGGTTTCGCGCAAGACAAAGAGCGAAACACGTTACGAGAACATTACAATTTTCCCCCTGACGGATAACGGTATGCAAGGAGCTGTCATCCGGGTGGACGATGTGACGGAACAGGTCCGCCTGGAGGAGATGATGATTCAGAGTGAAAAGATGCTCTCCGTCGGTGGACTTGCCGCAGGCATGGCCCATGAAATCAATAATCCTCTGGCCGGTATGTTGCAAACGGCCAATGTTATAAAATCACGACTGGGAGATTTGAGTCTTTCTGCCAATCTCAAGGTTGCCGATGACCTGGGGGTCTCTGTTGAGAAAATAGGGGCGTTCATGGAAAAGCGAAGCATTTTAAGGATGATCGACGCCATCAATGCGTCTGGCCATCGGATCGCCGAGATTGTCAATAATATGCTCAGTTTTGCCAGAAAATCAGACGCCGCTTTTTCAATTTGTGATCCCATTCAGCTTCTGGACAGGACCCTGGAGCTTGCCACCACCGATTATGATCTGAAAAAACAGCAGGATTTCAAAACCATCAAAATTGTGCGGGAGTACGAAAAGAATCTGCCCATGATTCCCTGCGAAGGGGCAAAAATACAGCAGGTTTTACTAAATATTCTACGCAACGGTGCCCAGGCCATGCAGGATCAGAACAGGGGCAGCCACGAAAGCCCCTGTTTTGTTTTAAGACTTGCCGGGGAAAACAGCATGCTGCGCATGGAGATCCAAGACAATGGCCCGGGAATGGATAAAGCCACCCAGTCAAGGATTTTTGAACCGTTTTTTACCACAAAGCCTGTGGGTGTGGGCACAGGCCTTGGATTATCGGTTTCATACTTTATCATTACACAAAACCATGGCGGGACCATGGACGTGATTTCATCTCCGGGAAAAGGGGCAAATTTTATTATACGATTACCATTGGATGGGAGCAGACGATGA